A single region of the Alosa alosa isolate M-15738 ecotype Scorff River chromosome 6, AALO_Geno_1.1, whole genome shotgun sequence genome encodes:
- the tcf20 gene encoding transcription factor 20 isoform X2 has protein sequence MQNFPNSPASLHPGFTNRSGSMVGSPYPPHSGEPQISPRSIEEYAVMQQQAQANPQSHGQGHLLHRGQQHPGHAAHMHGYGSRSRATGEVVAQSSPHSGGNSNPYRKDMEYYFSVSGRDRTRRGAMGYGTGFGYSNMDGHMPHQYRHGVGSGSASGMMSPYPLDYGSSAVSGGSGSSSSGAGSFSPSQQYSMGQAPSMQPVSASPMHQRQHSQKYPSHQALHQGQPHRSYPLHSHRIPPQFSHYPSGSAGMYNSPPHRYDGSGSGAIDVKINSSPTHSNPAPSNSTGPSESMGQPYPASHPQFSPQSHSLHKHAGHGQRNIQHSLATGYDPSVKMQPHAAQASHAYSKHSQSSVPLASPAMPQLTPQEVSKSPMNSQTQPAQMQQNFSPISNPSPAASAVQSPSCSSSSSPLMGVSEGSGNASASLVQPPSQSSLSNPRSSSHSHSHGRLLQTVPQLSPTPHSNSSISSCGSSIGGKGGHPAVNTGRSGVSSKVAAAPREEGPPSIYPSCPQKIMQDPGLNSLNALTSQVANLPNTVQHMLLTDSLLSNKRGKDGGQHPNAQSLSQVVPSSQSKTQGALGHGPGKEDCGVAVSDGGSSDREVVEDLSSRPERTAEAKEEQAEIFSDGEPKRLRQMRGTSNESEPNSYYPPPKSHREQTTAHPQHPTEQSCRRLPLRVDTEVSKKQSSAQYSGAGGAQTKTPENQTPSSSSSPSMPSAQPSPNLPHCLPPSSITSSSTPSPSHSSLSNCYMESDATNADSKNGVREREPGEIKMERNTKTETEEANKKWENVHRRDHGGLPEGDESKKMQTVGNCKEEMLSPKQNENKEGRPDKGQNFVSDRTLNAAEPQHGGVGVIVSTRPDCNQPEMSKHPENTPLSPQYGGPLHSSQQNFPEDRKFLRDSRSHNGDGDAPVDQYPGQYDTSSKPDFGQMSSHMGPYKYGNHDMSYNTCMGMKNRGRMGPGAGMAANARYQGYNQLQPTYGSVPRKNSGIMALDAQVRRAMGMGPRPEDSNSQMQQPYPSLLQEVLQGYHIDRRYGRPEQVNAHLQSPNMAQPHYQPRHPYGMMEGMKPHGVSSPALMGGVQLAEMTTGKPHPLNQVQGSGNDLGPGLPHSSWDPETQRLKGMHCGSSDQKSRIGASPNQSSHMQQPTDLTAGPPPKHINLADYSLPQRKSSCLTTPPSAVQQLLLQEVDRLADSVTPTSQTQPASILSPSSERRSVICDVSPSRRTPEQEMSQFGTPAASVIQQTFSAITHEQDNRKDLSGDKPEVKTEEPVTTIEATNQSGGDLSVDATKKKSKCAVPSADIHSNHHRTCGGSIDLATTTRHHPHPAPHHSIQNPLMSPRRPQPCPQGLDVSGSHASVYTSYPYGDSREGNAELSKGHNPSYHGYGVTSSQSQLSNKSEGYPHPLSLHHTHDGDARHDWAANPNRPSEMLPNSDLHAPQKQPERKMMSPTDGLTNSSQLPRQQSQYPGAFYDMKMWEAFAARESGGGILEGDASQRIQQPASAAPPEPISAQPTAGSIHPETKSPRAVMPDTGKPLPPIPASNSVTNSTGHTTSTGGNQGTPQGRQFRTGGSGEPNPLMMRRRVRSFISPIPAKRLHQDGTQKTGPSSYQSPLSHADPRYQNESDSDTTRPRLPSPNSCPTPNSQSPSSQGKTKVLPPRKGRGLKLEAIVQKITPSVKKGGDYNSHGDSDSNYPDTEAPSYCSDDQDIGARFSSGDSSCLPYLGDGQSLDDVLAYRGMDDTGPSSIIAYDSLKESSTGSSICGALRGLQSDFDFGLGTSATPVSLVGESDKDDLRIHSDFTLLGPLPPPPPLPRPVQGSPPPSSSALSDIQQFTNTYQQLETRRGEQSAANLLRQKLQETGMGFDEYSSSDYYGTSPAHGQGHHLLSRSQHQISPRSGMSMSDSKQESTVPKGYFPSGKKKGRPVGSVNKQKRAQQQQNQQQNMTPSSTTTAQAASPAAASTVPQVAPSASTKVEIPTISTASPEIPAPSAASAPPAQPAAVKVDIEGEETQTEVTSKSGKHRQRKGKEDSEDGVPSSRQRRRRRAVPVTSKEEPDPTNTGANAGVIFLDKQNNGFSPYIHVERKIAELGAVCTIINAEEEKLKSGKGGGSGTDTLSNLAQMVKRDKDMAKMRENKVSEQVDSALQSGKALPSSSYVLPGPVISETAHTGRLLCCLCQKWANYKHLGDLYGPYYPSEYASKLPKNQPQIKQILSQPGASTAGPNVMSNSAESTSNDTQLLDSANVKSSTDSDCTASHATNPTSPATTVGTASPAAGEEMPFLSYKTASATINRKVHNWELTHETPTVREPQKPPELQNEVTGEPKPQSQHQQPDDAQQWPQHRKLTSHPRFKRRHKSGEDLPRTIPSNNKASLPFQPPPPSLDSLGPLAQLAQLPQVPLDPEELWVHEGCITWASGVFLVSGKLYGLQEMLDGARETNCSHCEMVGATLGCLSKGCTLRYHYICGIEADCSMNEENFSLRCPKHKVSYDGEGLCCLLE, from the exons ATGCAAAACTTTCCCAACAGTCCTGCTTCTCTTCACCCTGGCTTTACCAACAGGAGTGGGAGCATGGTTGGCTCGCCATATCCACCACACTCAGGGGAACCTCAGATATCCCCAAGATCAATAGAGGAGTATGCTGTCATGCAACAGCAAGCCCAAGCAAACCCTCAAAGTCATGGTCAAGGTCACTTGCTTCATCGCGGGCAGCAGCACCCTGGCCATGCTGCTCACATGCACGGATATGGGTCAAGAAGCAGAGCAACAGGGGAAGTGGTGGCACAAAGCAGCCCCCACAGCGGAGGCAATAGCAACCCCTACAGGAAAGACATGGAGTACTATTTCTCAGTGAGTGGTAGAGACAGAACCAGACGAGGGGCTATGGGGTATGGCACAGGTTTTGGGTACTCAAATATGGACGGGCACATGCCCCACCAGTACAGACATGGCGTGGGGTCAGGTTCGGCCTCAGGAATGATGTCTCCATATCCCCTGGACTATGGGTCCTCTGCTGTGTCTGGGGGAAGTGGCAGCAGTAGCAGTGGTGCGGGGTCATTTTCCCCCTCCCAGCAGTACAGCATGGGCCAGGCCCCCTCTATGCAGCCAGTGTCAGCATCCCCCATGCACCAACGCCAGCACAGCCAGAAATACCCCTCACACCAGGCACTACACCAAGGGCAGCCTCACAGGTCTTACCCTCTGCACAGTCACAGAATACCCCCTCAGTTTTCACACTATCCATCAGGATCAGCTGGAATGTACAACTCCCCACCACACAGATATGATGGCAGCGGCAGTGGTGCCATCGATGTTAAAATAAACAGCTCACCCACCCACTCCAATCCTGCCCCATCGAACAGCACAGGGCCATCTGAGAGCATGGGCCAGCCCTACCCTGCCAGCCATCCACAGTTTTCCCCTCAGTCCCATTCCCTTCACAAACATGCTGGCCACGGCCAGCGCAACATCCAGCACAGTTTGGCAACGGGCTATGACCCTTCTGTAAAAATGCAGCCTCACGCAGCTCAGGCAAGTCATGCATATTCAAAGCATTCCCAGTCCTCTGTTCCGTTGGCTAGTCCTGCCATGCCACAACTAACTCCTCAAGAGGTCTCAAAATCTCCCATGAACTCGCAAACCCAACCAGCCCAAATGCAGCAAAACTTTAGCCCCATATCCAATCCGTCGCCGGCTGCGTCAGCCGTGCAGTCTCCCAGCTGTAGCTCGTCCTCTTCACCCCTCATGGGCGTCTCTGAAGGCTCTGGAAATGCCTCTGCTTCCCTGGTACAGCCACCATCTCAGAGCTCCCTCTCAAACCCTCGCAGCAGCAGCCACAGTCACAGTCATGGCAGGTTACTGCAGACTGTGCCTCAGCTAAGTCCAACTCCCCACTCCAACAGCAGCATAAGTAGTTGTGGGAGTAGCATTGGTGGTAAAGGCGGTCACCCTGCTGTCAACACAGGCCGATCTGGAGTTAGTAGTAAGGTAGCAGCAGCACCTAGGGAAGAAGGGCCACCCTCTATATACCCCTCTTGCCCCCAAAAAATCATGCAAGATCCTGGGCTTAACAGTTTAAATGCCCTTACATCTCAAGTGGCTAACTTACCcaatacagtacaacacatGTTGCTGACTGACTCTCTGCTTTCCAACAAGAGAGGCAAAGATGGGGGACAACACCCCAATGCCCAGTCTTTGTCACAAGTTGTGCCCTCCTCTCAATCAAAGACCCAGGGTGCTCTGGGACATGGCCCTGGGAAAGAAGATTGTGGAGTGGCAGTTAGTGATGGTGGCAGCTCTGACAGAGAAGTGGTTGAAGATCTCTCCTCCAGGCCAGAAAGAACTGCAGAGGCCAAAGAGGAACAGGCAGAGATTTTCTCGGATGGCGAACCGAAGAGATTGAGGCAAATGAGGGGCACGAGCAATGAGTCTGAACCGAACAGCTATTACCCTCCCCCCAAGAGCCACAGAGAACAGACCACCGCTCATCCCCAGCATCCAACTGAGCAAAGTTGCCGCAGATTGCCACTTCGAGTTGACACTGAAGTCTCTAAAAAACAGTCATCAGCTCAGTATTCAGGTGCTGGTGGAGCTCAAACAAAAACACCTGAAAATCAGACCCCCTCATCATCCTCATCGCCTTCTATGCCCTCTGCACAGCCTAGTCCAAATTTACCCCACTGCCTTCCTCCCTCTTCCATAACGTCATCATCGACTCCCTCCCCATCCCACTCCTCACTATCTAACTGCTATATGGAGTCTGACGCTACAAATGCTGACTCTAAAAATGGGGTTAGAGAAAGGGAACCGGGTGAAATTAAAATGGAAAGGAACACTAAAACTGAGACTGAAGAGGCAAACAAAAAATGGGAAAATGTTCATAGACGAGACCATGGAGGCCTTCCTGAAGGAGATGAATCAAAGAAGATGCAGACTGTAGGCAATTGTAAGGAGGAAATGTTAAGCcccaaacaaaatgaaaacaaggAAGGGAGGCCAGACAAGGGCCAAAACTTTGTATCTGACAGGACTTTGAATGCTGCTGAGCCACAACATGGAGGAGTTGGTGTAATTGTGTCAACTCGCCCTGACTGTAATCAACCTGAAATGTCAAAGCATCCTGAAAATACGCCGTTGTCTCCACAATATGGCGGCCCTCTGCACTCTAGTCAACAGAACTTTCCTGAAGACAGGAAGTTCCTTAGAGATTCACGCAGCCACAACGGTGATGGTGATGCTCCCGTTGACCAATACCCTGGACAGTACGACACATCCTCTAAACCTGACTTTGGACAAATGTCTTCACATATGGGTCCTTATAAGTATGGGAACCATGATATGTCCTATAATACCTGCATGGGCATGAAGAACAGAGGTAGAATGGGTCCAGGAGCAGGGATGGCAGCGAATGCAAGATATCAAGGATATAATCAACTGCAGCCAACATATGGCTCTGTACCTAGAAAGAATTCTGGGATCATGGCACTTGATGCTCAAGTGAGGAGAGCAATGGGTATGGGACCAAGACCTGAAGACAGTAATTCTCAGATGCAACAACCATATCCTAGCCTTTTACAAGAGGTCCTTCAAGGCTATCACATAGACAGGAGGTATGGACGTCCTGAACAAGTTAATGCTCACTTGCAGTCTCCAAACATGGCTCAACCCCACTACCAACCTAGACATCCCTATGGCATGATGGAAGGCATGAAACCTCATGGAGTAAGTTCTCCAGCTCTCATGGGTGGGGTTCAACTTGCAGAAATGACCACAGGGAAGCCTCATCCTCTGAATCAGGTCCAGGGCTCTGGGAATGATCTAGGACCAGGACTGCCTCATTCTTCATGGGATCCAGAAACGCAGAGACTAAAGGGGATGCACTGTGGCTCCTCTGATCAGAAGAGCAGAATAGGTGCATCACCAAATCAGTCTTCCCACATGCAACAGCCCACAGATTTGACTGCAGGTCCTCCCCCAAAGCACATCAATTTAGCTGACTACTCCTTGCCACAGAGGAAATCGTCCTGTTTGACCACTCCTCCTTCAGCAGTACAACAGCTGCTTTTACAGGAAGTTGATCGGCTGGCTGACAGTGTGACCCCCACCAGTCAGACACAACCTGCTTCAATTTTGTCACCATCCTCAGAGCGACGCTCAGTTATATGTGATGTGTCTCCATCTAGAAGAACTCCTGAGCAAGAGATGAGTCAGTTTGGGACACCTGCAGCTTCAGTTATACAACAGACATTTTCTGCAATAACACACGAGCAAGACAACAGAAAGGATCTATCAGGAGATAAGCCAGAAGTAAAAACTGAAGAGCCTGTCACCACAATTGAGGCCACAAATCAAAGTGGAGGAGATCTGTCTGTTGATGCTACCAAGAAGAAGAGCAAATGTGCTGTCCCATCTGCAGATATACATTCCAACCATCATAGGACCTGTGGTGGCAGCATTGATCTTGCCACCACCACTCGCCACCATCCACACCCAGCTCCCCATCATTCCATCCAAAACCCTTTGATGTCTCCACGAAGGCCACAGCCCTGCCCTCAAGGACTTGATGTATCTGGGAGCCATGCATCTGTATACACTAGCTATCCATATGGTGACAGTAGAGAGGGAAATGCAGAGCTGAGTAAAGGGCATAATCCCTCCTACCATGGTTACGGTGTGACGTCTTCACAATCCCAGCTCAGTAACAAATCAGAGGGATATCCccatcccctctccctccaccacaCTCACGATGGTGATGCCAGACATGACTGGGCAGCAAATCCCAACAGACCTAGCGAAATGCTGCCCAACTCTGACCTTCACGCACCTCAAAAACAACCTGAGCGGAAAATGATGTCTCCGACAGATGGCCTGACCAATTCATCTCAGTTACCTAGGCAACAGTCACAATATCCCGGAGCCTTCTATGATATGAAGATGTGGGAAGCCTTTGCAGCAAGAGAAAGTGGAGGAGGAATACTGGAGGGAGATGCTTCCCAAAGGATCCAGCAGCCTGCTTCTGCAGCACCTCCTGAGCCAATATCTGCCCAACCCACTGCAGGATCCATACACCCAGAGACTAAGAGCCCTCGGGCAGTCATGCCGGACACAGGGAAACCCCTTCCTCCCATTCCAGCTTCTAATTCTGTCACTAATTCTACTGGTCACACAACCAGCACTGGTGGAAACCAAGGTACTCCCCAGGGCCGTCAGTTCAGAACAGGCGGGTCAGGGGAACCAAACCCcttgatgatgaggaggagagtcCGTTCTTTTATTTCCCCAATACCCGCTAAAAGGTTGCACCAGGATGGAACTCAAAAGACAGGACCAAGTTCATATCAATCCCCACTCTCCCATGCTGATCCCAGATACCAAAATGAAAGTGATTCAGACACAACTCGTCCCAGATTGCCTTCTCCAAACTCTTGCCCTACACCCAATTCTCAGTCACCATCCTCACAAGGAAAAACAAAGGTATTGCCTCCAAGAAAGGGAAGGGGTCTGAAACTTGAGGCCATAGTGCAAAAAATTACACCAAGTGTGAAGAAAGGGGGTGATTACAACAGCCATGGAGATTCTGACTCAAATTACCCAGATACAGAAGCACCATCTTACTGTTCTGATGACCAAGATATTGGTGCACGTTTTTCAAGTGGGGACAGCAGTTGCCTTCCTTATCTTGGAGATGGTCAGTCTTTAGATGATGTTTTAGCATACAGAGGAATGGATGACACTGGGCCTTCATCAATAATTGCATATGATTCACTAAAAGAAAGCTCCACTGGTAGTTCAATTTGTGGTGCGCTAAGAGGCTTGCAGTCGGATTTTGACTTTGGTTTGGGTACATCAGCGACTCCAGTATCTCTTGTGGGTGAAAGTGACAAGGATGACCTCAGAATACACTCGGATTTCACATTGTTGGGGCCtttaccacctccaccaccattgCCTCGTCCAGTCCAGGGCTCTCCACCTCCATCTTCTTCTGCCCTGTCAGATATTCAACAATTTACAAACACTTACCAGCAACTGGAGACTCGAAGGGGAGAACAGTCTGCTGCTAACCTCTTGAGACAAAAGCTACAGGAAACTGGTATGGGATTTGATGAATATTCCAGTAGTGATTATTATGGCACCTCCCCGGCCCATGGTCAAGGACATCACTTGTTATCCCGATCACAGCATCAGATTTCTCCAAGAAGCGGCATGTCAATGTCTGATTCCAAGCAAGAGAGTACTGTGCCCAAGGGCTACTTTCCTTCTGGCAAGAAAAAGGGGAGGCCAGTTGGAAGTGTGAACAAGCAAAAACGTGCCCAGCAACAGCAGAACCAACAGCAGAATATGACCCCTAGTTCTACCACAACTGCTCAGGCTGCATCTCCTGCTGCAGCCTCTACTGTACCCCAGGTTGCTCCCTCTGCCAGCACCAAGGTAGAGATTCCTACAATCTCCACAGCATCACCAGAAATCCCAGCACCCtcagcagcatcagcaccacCTGCTCAGCCGGCAGCAGTGAAAGTGGATATAGAGGGGGAGGAGACACAAACTGAAGTTACTAGCAAATCTGGCAAACACAGAcaaagaaagggaaaagaagACAGTGAAGATGGAGTGCCAAGCAGCAGGCAACGGAGGAGACGGCGAGCTGTGCCTGTGACTTCAAAAGAGGAGCCAGACCCAACAAACACAGGAGCAAATGCAGGAGTGATTTTCCTAGATAAACAAAACAACGGCTTCTCTCCATATATACATGTGGAGAGGAAGATTGCTGAGCTTGGGGCTGTGTGTACTATCATTaatgcagaggaggagaaattAAAGTCTGGGAAAGGCGGTGGTAGTGGCACGGACACTCTCTCAAATCTCGCTCAAATGGTCAAGCGAGACAAAGACATGGcaaaaatgagagaaaataaGGTCAGTGAACAGGTCGACTCAGCCCTTCAGTCAGGAAAAGCTCTGCCCTCGTCTTCATATGTCCTCCCAGGGCCTGTGATTTCTGAAACAGCACACACTGGTCGTCTGCTCTGTTGCCTTTGTCAAAAGTGGGCCAATTATAAACATCTTGGAGATCTGTATGGCCCGTACTATCCCTCTGAGTATGCTTCTAAACTTCCCAAGAATCAACCCCAGATTAAGCAGATACTTTCTCAACCTGGAGCCAGCACAGCGGGACCAAATGTGATGTCTAATTCAGCTGAATCAACATCAAACGACACACAGTTACTGGACTCTGCTAATGTCAAATCCTCAACAGATAGTGATTGTACAGCTAGTCATGCTACCAACCCAACATCTCCTGCTACCACCGTGGGCACAGCTTCTCCAGCAGCAGGTGAGGAGATGCCCTTCCTTTCCTACAAAACTGCCAGTGCCACCATCAACAGGAAAGTGCACAATTGGGAACTGACCCATGAAACACCCACTGTAAGAGAACCACAGAAACCACCAGAGTTGCAGAATGAGGTCACAGGTGAGCCGAAGCCACAAAGCCAACACCAGCAACCGGACGATGCCCAGCAGTGGCCGCAACACAGGAAACTCACCTCGCATCCGCGATTCAAGCGCAGGCACAAATCCGGTGAAGATTTACCCAGAACCATCCCCAGCAACAACAAAGCCTCATTGCCATTCCAGCCTCCACCCCCTTCCCTGGACTCTCTTGGTCCTCTTGCCCAGCTTGCCCAACTCCCTCAAGTGCCCCTTGACCCAGAGGAGTTGTGGGTGCATGAAGGATGCATAACCTGGGCAAGTGGGGTGTTTCTGGTCAGTGGAAAACTATATGGGTTACAGGAGATGCTAGACGGTGCCAGAGAAACA AATTGTTCTCATTGTGAAATGGTTGGCGCAACCCTTGGTTGCCTTAGCAAAGGCTGTACGCTGAGATACCACTACATTTGTGGTATAGAGGCAG ACTGTTCTATGAATGAAGAAAACTTTTCACTGAGGTGTCCAAAGCACAAG GTCAGCTATGATGGTGAAGGACTCTGCTGTCTGTTGGAGTAA